The window GGCTTCTATAGGTATTGTTCCGGAGCCGCAGAACGCATCATGTAAGGGGATTTTCCGCTTCCACTGCATCATTTGTAATAAAACCGCCGCAAGGGTTTCGCGCATAGGAGCGGCACCCCCGCTTAATCTATATCCGCGGCGGTAAAGCGGTTCACCGGATAAATCGAGGCAAACGTAAACGTTGTTATTTTCTATATAAATACGCACGATAAATTTTTCCCCCGATTCCGGAAGAACATGCATATTCCATTTTTTACAAAGCTTTTCGCAAAGGGCCTTATGCACGATTGACTGCACTGCATGTTCAGAAGACAGTTTTGATTTAAATGTTCGCACCTTATCAATTATAACCCTTGCATCTTTAGGGAAATAATTATGCCAATCTACCGAAAAAACAATACTGAAAAGGTCATCGAAATTTTCCGCCTTGCCTGCGGTTGCCAACATAAAAATCCTATCCGCCGTCCGCAAAAAATAATTTGCTTTAAACATTGCTTTAAAAATATCCGTTTCTACGGAAGTAAAAAATACTCTTCCCGGTAAGCGGTTATAAGGTTTAAACCCTGCAAGTTTCAATTCATTTGTCAAAACGGGCTCCGCTCCGACTGCGCATAAGGCTATAAAGTCATTCATAAGATAAGCAGTATACTAAAAAAGTGCCTCTTTGAAAATAAGCATGGCTTTAACATAAAAGAAAAAAGTTAAAATAATTATGGTAGAAGGGGTATTTTTTGAAAAATAAGAATACAGTAGAGAAGATTGGAAAGTAAAATATTCATTAACCTGAATACTTACAGCAGTATACGATATAAGTTCGGTTTAAATGAGCATTTATATGATTAGAGAGTTTGCAAGGTTTAAAGAAATATAGTTTAAACAGACCGT is drawn from Treponema pedis and contains these coding sequences:
- a CDS encoding THUMP domain-containing class I SAM-dependent RNA methyltransferase, producing MNDFIALCAVGAEPVLTNELKLAGFKPYNRLPGRVFFTSVETDIFKAMFKANYFLRTADRIFMLATAGKAENFDDLFSIVFSVDWHNYFPKDARVIIDKVRTFKSKLSSEHAVQSIVHKALCEKLCKKWNMHVLPESGEKFIVRIYIENNNVYVCLDLSGEPLYRRGYRLSGGAAPMRETLAAVLLQMMQWKRKIPLHDAFCGSGTIPIEAAWYAYNIPPGIARHFAFEKFTCFEAEKSANILTEEKGKAAAAVRTDCLVRITGSDISEEAVSLSKANAERACIIAGRELTEAGITHHIERPDFIQSDFINLEAPYDFGILLSNPPYGERLGSEEEALELYTSMSGIVENFPKWKLGFITNKPQFEKIFCKKNKDAALKKHILRGGNMETCLYIFNPKE